The genomic DNA TCGGCACCATCCGGCTGGGTCAGTCCACGTCCACCGATGACGCCGAAGGTGAAGTGCTGCAGTCTGTTCCGGCAGATCTGCTCGCCGACGACCAGTTGCACGCCGAGATCGCCGCGCTGCGCGGCACCATCGAGCAGGTGCCATCGACCGTCAGCGCCATCAAGGTGGCAGGCAAACGCGCCTACCAACTTGCCCGCGACGGCGAGACGGTGGAACTGGCCGCGCGGACGGTGACCATCGACCGGTTCGACGTCCTCGACATCCGGCGCACCCCGGGCCGCATCGATCTGGATGTGGTGGTGGACTGCTCGTCGGGCACCTACATCCGCGCGCTGGCCCGCGACATCGGTGCCGCGCTGGGCGTCGGCGGGCACCTGAGCGCCCTGCGCCGCACCCGGGTGGGTGGGTTCGGCTTGGCCCAGGCCCGCACGCTGGACCAGCTCGCCGACGTCCCGCACCTGAGTTACTCGCTGGATCAGGCGTGCCTGCAGGCGTTTCCGCGCCACGATCTCAGCGATGACGAGGCAGTGGCGGTCAGTCACGGAAAGCCGTTGCCGGCAACGGGACTCGACGGGATCTACGCCGCGGTGGCTCCGGACGGGCGGGTGATGGCTCTGCTGCGCGACAGCGGCCGTCGCACCACGTCGGTGGTGGTCATCCGGCCGTCCACGCTATAGCTCAGGTGCACCGGACGATGAAGATCGACTGAGCGGCGGGGCTGCCGAGCTCAACGGTGCGTTCGCCGCCGTCCCCGTCGCGGATCGACACCGACACCGTGCCGGCGAAATCCCGGCGCGCCAGCACCGACACGTGGGCGTCCAGGGCGATGCCCACATCGTCGAAGTACCGCAGCATCTCCGGATCGGAGTCGCTGATCCGGGCCACAGCGCCGTGGTCCCCGTCGCGGCATTCCGACAGCGGCTGCGCGGGCGGCGTGGGCACCTGACCGTCCGATCCCGGGATGGGGTCGCCGTGCGGGTCGCGCTGCGGGTAGCCCAGCTTGGCGTCGATGCGCGCCATCATCAGGTCGGAGACGGCGTGTTCCAGGATCTCGGCCTCGTCGTGCACCTCGTCCCAGCTGTAGCCGAGTTCGCTGACCAGGAACGTCTCCAGCAGCCGGTGCCTGCGCACCACCGACACCGCAGCCCGGCGGCCTCGTTCGGTGAGCGTCACCGCACCGTACTTCTCGTGGTCCACCAGGCCCTGATCGGCCAGCTTGCGGATGGACTCCGACGCAGTGCTGGCCGACACGCCGATGCGTTCGGCCAGCATCTTCGTGCTGACCTTGTCGTGTGACCACTCCTGCGCCGTCCAGATGGTCTTGAGGTAATCCTGGGCCACTGTCGAGAGGTCGGGGGTCCCGGTCTCGGGGCTCACGTCCGGCGTCACACCCGAAAGTTTAGGCATCCTTCACCTGTCGTGGGACTCCAGAGGCGCCGGCCCGGGCCGGGCACCGTAGGCTGGGCGCGTGTTGCGGTGGCGGGGACAAGACGAGATTCCCTCTGACTGGGGCAGGTGTGTTCTCAC from Mycolicibacterium tokaiense includes the following:
- the truB gene encoding tRNA pseudouridine(55) synthase TruB, producing MTAPPEPGIVVVDKPGGMTSHDVVSRCRRIFGTRKVGHAGTLDPMATGVLVIGIERATKLLGLVAGESKTYLGTIRLGQSTSTDDAEGEVLQSVPADLLADDQLHAEIAALRGTIEQVPSTVSAIKVAGKRAYQLARDGETVELAARTVTIDRFDVLDIRRTPGRIDLDVVVDCSSGTYIRALARDIGAALGVGGHLSALRRTRVGGFGLAQARTLDQLADVPHLSYSLDQACLQAFPRHDLSDDEAVAVSHGKPLPATGLDGIYAAVAPDGRVMALLRDSGRRTTSVVVIRPSTL
- the mntR gene encoding manganese-binding transcriptional regulator MntR codes for the protein MSPETGTPDLSTVAQDYLKTIWTAQEWSHDKVSTKMLAERIGVSASTASESIRKLADQGLVDHEKYGAVTLTERGRRAAVSVVRRHRLLETFLVSELGYSWDEVHDEAEILEHAVSDLMMARIDAKLGYPQRDPHGDPIPGSDGQVPTPPAQPLSECRDGDHGAVARISDSDPEMLRYFDDVGIALDAHVSVLARRDFAGTVSVSIRDGDGGERTVELGSPAAQSIFIVRCT